The Sediminispirochaeta bajacaliforniensis DSM 16054 genome has a segment encoding these proteins:
- the infA gene encoding translation initiation factor IF-1, which translates to MVAKEEAIEVEGIVKESLPNTMFRVELKNGHLILAHLSGKMRKHYIRIVPGDKVRVALSPYDLTRGRIIYRER; encoded by the coding sequence ATTGTGGCGAAAGAAGAAGCAATTGAAGTAGAAGGGATCGTAAAAGAATCCCTACCCAATACCATGTTCAGGGTCGAATTGAAAAATGGACACCTGATTCTCGCACATCTTTCCGGAAAAATGCGAAAACATTATATTAGAATAGTCCCCGGCGATAAAGTACGGGTGGCCCTCTCCCCTTACGACCTCACCAGAGGCAGGATCATTTACCGGGAACGGTAG
- a CDS encoding MBL fold metallo-hydrolase: MVERIIVGRLNTNCYIYSRWKKECVIIDPGGDHEKIISHMVEKNLTPRGIILTHGHLDHVSALGKIIDYYVEQDIHLDIAAHEDDAIFFGSGAREIHEAAFQQMGIEGKTLFQELYKPIPDIDLFLEEGKSVFDCDLSVMHTPGHTKGSVCLYSEESDMLFSGDTLFFEGVGRTDLFGGDSQALFRSINEKLMPLPDRTRVFPGHGPLTTIERERGYNPYVQ; this comes from the coding sequence ATGGTAGAAAGAATTATTGTAGGAAGATTGAATACCAATTGTTACATATACTCCCGCTGGAAAAAAGAGTGCGTTATTATCGATCCCGGCGGAGATCACGAAAAAATAATATCCCATATGGTCGAAAAAAACCTTACCCCCAGGGGAATCATTCTTACCCACGGCCATCTGGATCATGTCTCGGCACTCGGCAAGATTATAGATTATTATGTTGAACAGGATATACACCTTGATATTGCGGCCCATGAAGACGATGCCATTTTTTTCGGGAGCGGGGCCAGAGAGATTCATGAAGCGGCATTCCAGCAAATGGGGATCGAAGGGAAAACCCTTTTTCAGGAATTGTACAAGCCCATTCCCGATATCGATCTGTTTCTCGAGGAAGGAAAATCGGTTTTCGACTGCGATCTCAGCGTCATGCATACCCCTGGCCACACAAAGGGCAGTGTTTGTCTCTACAGTGAAGAGAGTGATATGCTTTTCTCAGGGGACACACTCTTTTTCGAAGGAGTGGGAAGGACGGACCTGTTCGGAGGCGACAGTCAGGCTCTTTTTCGAAGCATCAATGAGAAGCTGATGCCGTTACCGGACAGAACCCGGGTATTTCCTGGTCACGGACCGCTCACCACCATTGAGAGGGAGAGAGGCTATAACCCTTATGTTCAGTAA
- a CDS encoding TraR/DksA family transcriptional regulator encodes MDKVFEEKMKDSLLAMKEELVRSLISESEDFEALVRDMDPKDLVDVAADDIDRKTLEALNAQEVKRIRLIDSALSRLKNGRYGLCMRCGKKIPTERLEAIPYALMCIECKSSDERRLR; translated from the coding sequence ATGGATAAAGTTTTTGAAGAGAAAATGAAAGACTCGCTGTTGGCAATGAAAGAGGAGCTCGTTCGATCTCTTATCTCCGAGAGCGAAGATTTTGAGGCACTTGTTCGCGATATGGATCCAAAGGATCTTGTCGATGTTGCTGCCGACGATATCGATCGGAAGACCCTTGAAGCTCTTAATGCTCAGGAGGTAAAAAGGATCAGGCTGATCGACTCGGCCCTCTCGAGACTGAAGAACGGGCGTTACGGGCTCTGTATGCGTTGCGGAAAGAAAATTCCCACCGAACGGCTTGAGGCTATTCCGTATGCACTTATGTGCATTGAGTGTAAATCGAGCGACGAGCGAAGATTACGCTGA
- a CDS encoding Smr/MutS family protein, which yields MDFGEILEKWEAGRKQQTISKRREPVDNGGFAQQIECYLPKEADWEQLIGEKELPDTDPVLRRSTLRRIAPEAEIDLHGMTRDEAVTALDRFFREAASRDLQKVLIIHGKGNHSDKDGAVLPDVVREYLQYSPIAGESGQADRSLGGSGATWVILKE from the coding sequence ATGGATTTCGGTGAGATACTGGAGAAGTGGGAAGCTGGCCGAAAACAGCAGACGATAAGCAAACGGAGAGAGCCGGTAGATAATGGCGGCTTTGCACAGCAGATTGAGTGTTATCTCCCCAAAGAGGCCGATTGGGAGCAATTAATCGGAGAGAAGGAATTACCCGATACCGATCCGGTCTTGCGTCGTTCTACTCTTCGCCGGATAGCCCCTGAAGCTGAAATCGACCTTCATGGAATGACCCGTGATGAAGCAGTGACCGCCCTTGACCGTTTTTTTCGTGAGGCAGCCAGCAGAGATCTGCAAAAGGTCCTCATTATTCACGGCAAGGGCAATCACTCCGACAAAGACGGAGCAGTGCTTCCTGATGTTGTAAGGGAATACCTTCAATACTCACCCATAGCCGGTGAATCGGGACAAGCTGACCGTTCGCTTGGTGGAAGCGGAGCAACCTGGGTTATTCTGAAGGAATAG